The stretch of DNA TATCAAGCAGTTTGCATTGGCAAAAGATGCTTTGGATGAAGAAATAGAGCAGTTTTGCCAGAAGTTGCATTATCTGTCAATCAATACAGATGACGGAACCGAATATTCTAAGTTGAAGGTACGGCTCGAAGCTCTCGATAAGGAAGAGGGTACAGCAGGGAATTATATATTTTACTTGTCAACGCCACCTTCGCTCTATCCGCTTATACCTAAGTTTTTGGCAGAGCAAGGGTTGAATCAGGAGAATGGTAATTTTAGACGGATTATTATCGAAAAGCCTTTTGGTATTGATCTTAAATCTGCTGTGGAGCTGAATGTTTCGCTTCAGGAAAGTTATGATGAAGACCAGATATACCGTATAGACCATTATCTGGGTAAAGAGACTGTGCAAAATATGTTGGTAACACGTTTTGCGAATGGTATTTACGAACCCCTTTGGAACCGAAATTATATAAGCCATGTGGAAATAACTGCTGCCGAGAGCATCGGCGTAGAAAATAGAGGTGGCTATTACGATCATTCGGGAGCACTCCGTGATATGGTGCAAAACCACTTATTGCAGTTGCTGGCTTTGGTGGCTATGGAGCCCCCAATGTCTATAGACTCTGTTTCGATTCGCAACGAGAAATTGAAAGTTTTTCAGGCTCTACGCCCTATGTCGAACGACGACTTGTTTAAGAATGTTATTCGTGGGCAGTACACAGCAGCTAACGTTAAAGGAAAATATGCCAAGGGATACCGCGAGGAAAAGGATGTGGATGCCGATTCCCGTACCGAGACCTATGTGGCTATGAA from Dysgonomonas mossii encodes:
- the zwf gene encoding glucose-6-phosphate dehydrogenase codes for the protein MKSKSIQDQALIIFGASGDLTYRKLIPAIFDLHKQNSLPKNFAVLGVARSQFTDDTFRDKMKDGIKQFALAKDALDEEIEQFCQKLHYLSINTDDGTEYSKLKVRLEALDKEEGTAGNYIFYLSTPPSLYPLIPKFLAEQGLNQENGNFRRIIIEKPFGIDLKSAVELNVSLQESYDEDQIYRIDHYLGKETVQNMLVTRFANGIYEPLWNRNYISHVEITAAESIGVENRGGYYDHSGALRDMVQNHLLQLLALVAMEPPMSIDSVSIRNEKLKVFQALRPMSNDDLFKNVIRGQYTAANVKGKYAKGYREEKDVDADSRTETYVAMKLFIDNWRWGGVPFYIRTGKRLPTRVSEVVIHFKPAPQKLFPESADMSNDENQLVIRIQPDEGLLLKTKMKVPGSGYQVKNVNMDFHYSQLQDTYLPEAYERLLLDCMVGDSTLYIRGDALEATWKFVQPLLDFWEKNPDAPLHGYPSGSWGPNCADELIEGKNLTWRYPCKNLSDDGIYCEL